Below is a genomic region from Candidatus Poribacteria bacterium.
TAACAACCATGTCAGACGGCAGAAGGTCGATGTCCTCCGCAAACATCGCAACCATTAGTTGGAGTATGAAACGTTGTGCTTGAGTTTTTGGAACGGAGTTTTTCTTTCTCCGTGTGAGTGCCTTAAATAGAGATGCCATATTGTCTGCAGTTTTACGTGAGACTGCTTCCCGATCGTTGTTAAAAATGGGTTTGCGTTCATCTGTAAACAGAAAGTTGAGCGCTGTGTATCGCTTCGGCAACTCTTCGATCGTTACCGTATCAACAGGATCACTCAATTGGCGGTCGAAGTCATAAATCCAGAATTCCAAAAAATTACAGAGTACGACGTACTGCGGACGGTTGGGTACAGCATTTAGCCAATAATCGAACGCTTGGTCATAGTGCAGGTGAAGTTTTTCCCCGCCTTTCTTCATTTCGATGAGAAGGCGTGGCTTCCATAGGAGATCAGCAAATGAAGTTCCCTTGCTCGAAGCCTTCTTTATTCGAGCTTCTAAGGTCGCACCAGCTTCCTTATAGCCTTTGTGCCCAAAAGCTTGAAATAGCCGATCACAGAAAACTTGTGCTTCGCCTATTTCGTCACCTTTCAGAAGGTCAGCATATTCAACAAATTTTTCTATTTTTTTGACGACTTCGGACACGAGAGGGTTTCCGACAAATATCTAAACGCTGATACTGTTGTTTTCCACCTTAGGATTCTTGGTCAGCATTGTACATTATTCCTACGATACACTCTATAAAAAAGGCAGTAGCACACTAGGGGATCACATAACTGAGTTTCGTCAAAATCTACAAGGTTTAATCAAAGACTATGAGAACTACCCAACATGAATTACGCTACTTACGGCTTCTTTTCTTGTACTCTTCTAGAAGGTCTTCGAAAACCGGACAGCTTAGTTGACTCCTTAAAAAATGGTTTTCAGCTATTGACAATCTTTCTCAGTGTTCAATATCATATTTTAGTTGGAGTCTATATATTGTTGACACGGGGCATTCCGACCCCAATATGCAGGTAATATAGCAATGATTGAAGATAAAAAATCGCTAAGAGTCTTGAGTATCGATGGCGGTGGTATGCGCGGTGTCTACTCTAGTACTTACCTTTCAGTGCTAGCTAAGCAACTTGCGAGACGGAGGAATATCAATAATCTCGACAATCTCGACGTAGGCAAGGCCTTTGACCTAATCGTTGGAACCAGTAGTGGAGGTATTCTTGCCTGTGCCTTAGCAGCAGGCATCCCCCTTGATAAAGTATCCAACCTTTACTCAGAGCACGGACAAGAAATATTCCCGATGAAAATGCCTGATAGCCTTAAAGTCACCAACTTAATCAAACTGCTATGCTGGTCGAAGCATCTTGCACAAGGTAATGAGACCCTCAAGCAGGTATTAGAGGAACAGTTTGCCGATATGACGCTGGGCCAAGTCTACAACGACCGTGGAATTGCACTGGCTATCCCGGCAATTGAGATGTCTCAACATCGCAGTTGGGTTTTTAAGACGTCGCATCTTGGGGGTCATCGCGATGATGACTTTAGACTTGTGGATGTATGCCTTGCGACTAGTGCTGCCCCGTTGTACCGTTCGATGGCACGGGTTGGAGATCCGACAACACCCGGGCATAACTATGTGTTCGTTGATGGTGGTCTTTGGGCGAACAACCCCATTTTGGTCGGAATGATTGATGCTATTCAGATGACGAAACCAGGTGATCGGATTGAGATCTTTTCGCTCGGCACCTATCCGCGTCCTCCTGGTGATATCTTCGATGCTGGTGATATGCACCGTGGCCCTGTCGGATGGAAGTTCGGTGGCGAAGTGGTGATGACCGCACTGGACGCACAAGGATTTGCTTATGACAACATGGCCGACATGTTGGCCAAGCATGTGAAGCGCGATTGTTCTATAGTGCATTTTCCGCAGGGAGACTTGCCGGCAAAGGGTATGCCCTACTTGGATTTGGACGAGACTGATAAGAAAGCTACGCAGATGCTCATCAATCAGGCTCAAAATGATGCATTTCTAGCATTGAGTGTATATGCTCGTGCTACTGACAACAACATTGATACGCTTGTAGAACTGCTTAAGGATATACCCACGGTTACGAAACAGGAGAAAACTGAGTGATTCCAGTTTGGTTGAAACTGTTGGGTGTTGCAGTAACAGGTAAAGCACTGCTTGATATTTTAGCCGATGGCGAGGAGAACAAAGCTATGTATAACTGTCATGATGATATTTTGGCCTATCAAAATGAGGAGGTAACGCTCCCAGAAAAGGAGCGGGAAGAGATGCGTGACCGTCGGGATACCAACAGGAACCGACTGGAAAATGGCTTGCAAAACGATGGGGAACCGGCCCCAAGCGGCTTTCAGTCGCAAGGCTCTTACGCACATCGCACTATGGTCCAACATCCCGAGAAAGATTATGACATTGATGACGGAGTCTATTTTTGGAAAGACGATCTTAAGGGACCGAGAGGTGGAGACAAGTCCGCAAGAGATGCCAAGGAGATGGTACGCGAGGCACTTGATGATGAACGTTTCAAAAACCCTCCTAAGGTTCGCACCAACTGTGTACGAGTCTATTATGATGCAGGTTACCACGTAGACATACCTGTATACCGCAAGGTCAAGACAGAGGAGGACATCTGGGAC
It encodes:
- a CDS encoding patatin-like phospholipase family protein, yielding MIEDKKSLRVLSIDGGGMRGVYSSTYLSVLAKQLARRRNINNLDNLDVGKAFDLIVGTSSGGILACALAAGIPLDKVSNLYSEHGQEIFPMKMPDSLKVTNLIKLLCWSKHLAQGNETLKQVLEEQFADMTLGQVYNDRGIALAIPAIEMSQHRSWVFKTSHLGGHRDDDFRLVDVCLATSAAPLYRSMARVGDPTTPGHNYVFVDGGLWANNPILVGMIDAIQMTKPGDRIEIFSLGTYPRPPGDIFDAGDMHRGPVGWKFGGEVVMTALDAQGFAYDNMADMLAKHVKRDCSIVHFPQGDLPAKGMPYLDLDETDKKATQMLINQAQNDAFLALSVYARATDNNIDTLVELLKDIPTVTKQEKTE